In bacterium, the DNA window GTCGCCGCGCTCGGCTCAGCCGAGGCGGCGACGTACTACGTCGACAGCGACGACGGCCACGACGACGCGACGCGCAACGGCGGCCTCCTCGAGCCTTGGCGCACGATTACCTACGCCCTCTCGCGCGTAAGCGGCGAGAACACTTTTATGTGCCGGGGGACGTTTGAGGAGGAGGTTACCGTAGGAGAAGACGATGCCGGTAGCGAGTTCGTCGGGAACCCGGAGGCGACGTTAGTTGGGGGGGTCTTCTGCGAAAATTATTACGACGGCGGCGTAGGGGCATTCCGCATATACGGTTTTGCGCGGGGCGGGGCGCAAGCAGAGCTGTTCTTGAGTAATTGCCATTTTAACTATCCGGGCGGTACGGCTTTGGCCGCGGGCCCTTATAGCGGCCGGTTACGGACGTATTATTGCGTTATAGAGGATTGCCGTTATGCGGTTCGCCAGACTTTCGAGTTTGGAAGTTTGTATTTTTCGGATTGTATTATTTCGAATTGCGAAGGCGGCATATCTGCTTCCGGCGAGTTTTTTGCTACCGTAACCGGATGTAGCTTTTTCAACGTAAAAGGTTACGCGGTTGATTTAGGCATATTCTACGACCGGGGTGAGGTATGCAGTTGCGAATTCTACGGCTGTGGAACCGGCGTAGGATTGCGGGGACCCAGGGGTCCTTACTACGGCTGCCACCTTTCCGTACACGATTCCGTTTTCAGCGATAACGATTTGGGCATATCCGCGGGTTGTACTCCTAAGCCGGATCGTTACATCGTCGTATATAATAACGACGCGATCGACAACCGCGGCAACGGCGTCGAGGTTTGGGGCGAGGCTAAATTAAGGGGTAATACCGTCAGGGGTAACGGTGCCCACGGCGTCTATATTCCCGAAGATAGGCCGGACCTCGGGACCCCCGGCGACCCCGGCGGCAATACCTTCGCGGGCAATAAGTCCGGCTACGACGTTTACAACGCCTCGCCGGAGAATATCCCGGCCTACGGCAACGCCTGGGACCCGCAGTCGGAGCAAGAGATGGAGGGCAAGACCTGGCAGGAGGTCAACGTCACCCGCATCTACGACCACTGGGACGACCCGAACGTCGGGTACGTTATGTGGAGCAAGCCGATGGTGGGCGTCGCGCCGGCGTCGCTGGGGCGAATCAAGGCGTCGTTTAAGGATGCGCCGACGTCCGGGCAGGCGGGGCCGGCGTCGAAGGCCCTTGGCCGTTAAACGACCTAACTAAGTAACGCCGGCCTGCGGGCCGGCTTTTTTTGTTCCGAATGAAAACCGCTTACTCGAGATAATACCCCCCCACGCACGCCAGCGCCCACCGCGGCTCTCCGGTCTCTAAATCGGTAACGATGTACACGTCCAAATACCTGAACAGGACGTCGCTGTCGAGCGGCGGCAGGCGCTCCAGGCGGGCGCTCACGACCGCCAAGCCGCGCTCGTAGTCGGCGGCATCGAGCTCGAGCTCGGCCTCGGCCGCGTCGGCGACGATTTTATATTTTCTATTATAGGGTTTGTGGACCTCGCCCGTAATTAAATCGAGCTTTATCTTTTTTATGTCCTTGCGCAGCGCGGCGAGGGTACTCCGCACTTTTTCCTCGTCCAAAACAGGTCGCCCCAACGTCTCCAATTTATCGGGCCGTAGTATGTAGGCGTATTCGTACAGGTCGTCCGCGGCGACGAGGCCCCGCGCCCGGGCGAAGCCGCCGGGCTCGTCCGTCGGCGCGTCGGCGGGCAGTACGTCCAGATAGAAATATCGCACGTCGAACGGCGCTTCCGTCAGGACGTTTTTTTCGCCCGCGTCCGGTTCTTTAATTGAGCACAAGAGGACGGCGCCGCCGGCCAGGCCGCCGCGCTGCCACTTCCCGGCGACTACGGCCAGGTCGCCCGGGCGATAAGCGTCGTCCGTTGCAGCTTCCACCGTTCTGAAAGGGTACGGGTCCGACCAGAGGTAAAGCGGGATTTCGCCGTCGCTCCCCGCGCGAACGGCGGCCGGGGTGGCCGCCAACGCGAGAGAAATCATAATAATTCGTGTTAACGTTTTAGCGGCGTTCATAACACCAGGGCCAAGAGCGCCTTTTGGGCGTGGAGGCGGTTCTCGGCCTCGTCCCATATCGCGCTCTGCGGCCCCCGGGCGACGTCTTCCGTTATCTCCTCGCCGTAGTGGGCGGGGAGGCAGTGGAGGACGATGGCGTCGGGGGCGGCGGCCGCGACCATATCCGCGTCGACGGTGAACCCGGCGAAGGCTTGCTTCTTTTGGGCCGCGACGTCTTCTTCGCCCATGCTGGCCCACACGTCGGCGTAGAGTACGTCGGCGCCGTTCGCCGCGGCGAGGTCGTTGGTGACGGCGATTACGGCGCCGGAGCGGTCGGCGAGTTCTTGGGCCCGCGACGCTATTCCCGCGTCGGCCTCGAAGCCGGGCGGCGTGACGACCGTAACGTTGAGGCCCGTTATGGCGCCGCCCAGCATCAGCGAGTTGGCGACGTTGTTGCCGTCGCCGACGTACACCAGCGTACGGCCGTCTAACCGGCCGAGGCGCTCGCGTACCGTCATAAGGTCGGCGAGTACCTGGCAGGGGTGCAGCAGGTCCGACAGGCCGTTGATTACCGGGACGTCGCCGTATTCCGCCAGGCCCTCGACGATGTCGTGGCCGAAGACCCGCGCCGCGATGCCGTGGACGTACCGCGAGAGGACCGTCGCGACGTCGGCTATGGACTCGCGTTTACCGACGCCGACTTCGTCCGGGCCCAGGTACAACGCGTCGCCGCCCAGCTCGTGCATCGCGACGTCGAAGGATACGCGCGTTCGGAGCGACGGCTTCTGGAAAAGGAGGGCGAGCGTTTTGCCGGCGTGGATGTCGCGACGGACGCCGGCGGCGCGCTCCCGTTTGAGCTCCTCCGCCAGCTCGAGTATGGCGTTTATTTCGTCGGCCGTGAAGTCGGCGAGCGACAAAAAGGACCTGCCGCTTAAATCTACCTTCATTTGACGGGGCTCCCTACGTGCGCCGCGGTGCGTTAAGCGTTGTTTCCGCCGGGAGGCGCCGGCGCGAAGACGTACCGTTTCTTGTCGTCCAGCGAAACGCTCCCGACCGGATTATCTATTTCGTGAGGCAGGAATAGCAAAGCCCGTCGCCGCACCGCGCGGCGCAGGAGGGTCTTCTTCGCCTCCAACGTGGTCAGCGGGTGAAGGTCGTAGGCGGTGGCGTACGCCGGCGGGATGTAGGCCGCGGTCGGTATGATATCCGCGGGGAAGTATCCCACCCGGCGCCGGGAGGCGACGCGAACGACCTGGTGCGCGGTGGTGTGGCCGCCGGTGACGACCAGCGAGACGTTTTTGGTTACGTACTGGTCCCCCTCCAGAAGTCTTAGGCGCCCGGCTTCCTTCAACAGTAGGAAGTCTTCCGGTTGGTACCCGCCGCGCGTTCTCTCGTTGGGGCGGGTGGCGTCGAGCCAGTCACGGCGCTGCGCGAAGTACGTAGCCTTGGGAAACGTGATGCGGAGGACGCCGTCTTCGTCTATCGTCGTCGCGCCGCCGGCGTGGTCGAAGTGGAGGTGGGTAAGGATTACCACGTCGACGTCGTCGGGGGCGACGCCGACCTTGTCCAACTCCTCGAGCAGCGCGCCGTCCTTTTTGACGGCGTAGAC includes these proteins:
- a CDS encoding right-handed parallel beta-helix repeat-containing protein, translated to VAALGSAEAATYYVDSDDGHDDATRNGGLLEPWRTITYALSRVSGENTFMCRGTFEEEVTVGEDDAGSEFVGNPEATLVGGVFCENYYDGGVGAFRIYGFARGGAQAELFLSNCHFNYPGGTALAAGPYSGRLRTYYCVIEDCRYAVRQTFEFGSLYFSDCIISNCEGGISASGEFFATVTGCSFFNVKGYAVDLGIFYDRGEVCSCEFYGCGTGVGLRGPRGPYYGCHLSVHDSVFSDNDLGISAGCTPKPDRYIVVYNNDAIDNRGNGVEVWGEAKLRGNTVRGNGAHGVYIPEDRPDLGTPGDPGGNTFAGNKSGYDVYNASPENIPAYGNAWDPQSEQEMEGKTWQEVNVTRIYDHWDDPNVGYVMWSKPMVGVAPASLGRIKASFKDAPTSGQAGPASKALGR
- the argF gene encoding ornithine carbamoyltransferase, whose translation is MKVDLSGRSFLSLADFTADEINAILELAEELKRERAAGVRRDIHAGKTLALLFQKPSLRTRVSFDVAMHELGGDALYLGPDEVGVGKRESIADVATVLSRYVHGIAARVFGHDIVEGLAEYGDVPVINGLSDLLHPCQVLADLMTVRERLGRLDGRTLVYVGDGNNVANSLMLGGAITGLNVTVVTPPGFEADAGIASRAQELADRSGAVIAVTNDLAAANGADVLYADVWASMGEEDVAAQKKQAFAGFTVDADMVAAAAPDAIVLHCLPAHYGEEITEDVARGPQSAIWDEAENRLHAQKALLALVL
- a CDS encoding MBL fold metallo-hydrolase, with the protein product MTYYQVGDVKVYLLRDAVYWTDAGAIFGIVPKPVWSKHAKPDRRGRVPLAVNCYLIQSKRRNVLVDTGLGNKLNAKWRDVYAVKKDGALLEELDKVGVAPDDVDVVILTHLHFDHAGGATTIDEDGVLRITFPKATYFAQRRDWLDATRPNERTRGGYQPEDFLLLKEAGRLRLLEGDQYVTKNVSLVVTGGHTTAHQVVRVASRRRVGYFPADIIPTAAYIPPAYATAYDLHPLTTLEAKKTLLRRAVRRRALLFLPHEIDNPVGSVSLDDKKRYVFAPAPPGGNNA